Proteins co-encoded in one Megalops cyprinoides isolate fMegCyp1 chromosome 1, fMegCyp1.pri, whole genome shotgun sequence genomic window:
- the si:ch73-103b11.2 gene encoding putative leucine-rich repeat-containing protein DDB_G0290503 isoform X5: protein MNQCSDVIDGEARTGQKNSLCILTPDKEHFIRAESKEIINGWQETLVVYPRTNKQNQKKKRKVEAPTPQEGTLSSHRHSSGNMNGHLEPGPAKVTVTSSSGGSIPCLPSSIAAAEKVPASRSSLWQEERRGRGSIPCSRSASCLSQLGQSYQPPSAAPEEQGSVNGGRKARVESGYFSLEKAKPEPQSPQPPQQLSLSLSSPGGPGAPHRYSSSDTDPLTSPYYPSPDRSGGGDPFPSPRPLYSNGSSTISSSQSSLDSEASSTTPTSAASWDGRGGGGVEWLGGAGRAARDYASLSDVPKAKRLSHREAFRSDKKRQELRVRTRSPGREEVARLFGQERRRSQVIEKFESLEGDNVEQMETSSSSEPPSSSSASATAQRQGRSERRHFPKKQEYSLDSAKEQSMPDVSSSSISSYRRAKSLDRRVTESSMTPDLLNFKKGWMTKLYEEGLWKKHWFVLTDQSLRYYRDSIAEEAADLDGEIDLATCYDVTEYPVQRNYGFQIHTKEGAFTLSAMTSGIRRNWIQAIMKNVRPTIAPDVTRKNVSLKLSVLKSSSLPEERVRARAAREISHQPSEELCHTPETPAVQGETKVGDNSNSEQRKSRIRERRREGRSKTFDWAEFRQGQSQDKEEPDGQPEKGTDMVDVSSASSTTSSPSSSPPVSSASSPSSSSAAPLRDPPAAEEELEQERARRREERRRRFQAAPAAAPVTTASPTAGEVKTPEDQDQGRMEVDGPLSTPKSSSEGSRERGKPPDVQTEIEQRWHQVETTPLREEKQVPITTLHSTDPTAERLPPQELANLLDKELEQTQKELAKLQEQNSLLQAQLQDARGREQSAREGYVLQSHSPSSSPPSGAWQRLHKLNQDLQTELEAQRRKQDLTNQQVQALKKNYSEAKDVIRHHESEIQALQAKLHNAMAEILISEQAVAKMRSELKLEQERFRDLKEEWEHNEQALRAQLKDSEDRLKDVEAQLLEKSQALRDLERQQALQRDHLKEVQRLQERLTEVTGRLIATEEAQALKEERLQKNLHILQESQEKERQNLVRRLAEAEGKGQELEERLQDAEQQVETLLREKRTSGLQSSETVIQLEEQLAIKADTIEKLTETIRQLQEEKNQLTCRCQELLNQIAEADNEVTKLQSRLKTEETDYYNLEHSYEKVSEEFQKIHMVLREKEEEIREAKEMYERLMEKKEQDLNEAMIKMAALGSSLEETELKLQAKEQLINKMGYGDMETRSAERDLQVKLVVAEDRITELEQHLNELQLGYSDLQMEHCKLQEDCDVLQSMSKAGESASTAACPSDIRPKVSTSADGGGSLSKRQRIRFSSIHCQKYVHSEEKLWTSSTSSDVSQDRTLSEEGGSTDMPYQYINSGSSDPEKFISIIHALETKLYTTEEKLKDITMKLEQQQDRQLESMMERHGQWTKTEAELREQLSESLSKVDQLTAQLQEEMDKRCHFARETDCSIRAVNAKYEKALACVESSREKVQAILRTHKEDSTEKQLHTLSEIETELVNATVFIRQGGSTSEEQQDEVRGSQNQDVSENKISDEERIKLFAKTLAFEALVLNKMAFSIQNTNVDLLQGLSEIHQEAEKLRSSDEGYVAIAYADVLTRKLMLESEFWAEVEQLEAQHKVREDIRQGDVELVGDSIVGETGMTVINNACIKAELAFAVQNLKHFYEEKLQKLKGDLLEAHRNLQHRELALQEVVKSSKRPDFDRVIQEVSDEFGFSQGKSLADISPPELAPYVEQIKMEEAHDLAEEIVNRHLQIDMPSCTIESVESTYVGQERLAAELRRQAEVLQRLSHEVEVVSEAESSRLHHSLLNIALANPSYSSSSDITSSSLCMREAMIQAQIAYVACKLRADHERDMKMCKEACQSMDVLCQEHARNVGAIRERYEASMQDERQSFTMAVFSLQEENEALKGEVAHRIAELSEQQERLVQLEEHFRGEMEELKARYELELSQVEQRRAATELELMEKTADSQRNLDAILMDIEGMEDRHEEHVQKLEDKFHGKIQELQRIHEEEMQRLHGHYMQTIRSMQDALERMNARHPEESSLSEEGKPPTDQVLPMEEGTADTSKAELDSMMVLRERIQELETQMNTMKDELENKHLEGDVSSLKEKYQKDFESLKATCERGFAAMEETHQKVIEDIQRQHQREVSKLLEERERLLAEETAATIAAIEAMKNAHREELEKTQRSQLSGMSSDIEELRRQYEEELQSIHRELEVLSEQYSQKCLENAHLAQALEAERQALRQCQRENQELNAHNQELNNRLTAEITRMRSCLSGEVAGSPLTQGKDLYELEVLLRVKESEIQYLKQEIHSLKDELQSALRDKKYATDKYKDIYTELSIVKAKADCDISKLKEQLLIATEALGERSADSTTAVQGYDIMKSKSNPDFLKKERSSLTRQIRGVRSKSLKEGLTVQERMKLFEAKDSKKI, encoded by the exons agcagggctcAGTGAATGGAGGGCGGAAGGCTCGCGTGGAGAGTGGCTACTTCTCTCTGGAAAAGGCCAAACCAGAGCCCCagtccccccagcccccccagcagctgtccctgtccctgtcgTCTCCCGGTGGTCCCGGAGCGCCCCACAGGTACAGCTCCTCAGACACCGACCCCCTCACCTCCCCGTACTACCCCTCCCCGGACCGCAGCGGCGGCGGGGACCCCTTCCCATCCCCGAGGCCCCTCTACTCCAATGGGTCCTCCACCATCAGCTCCTCCCAGAGCTCCCTGGACTCCGAGGCCAGCAGCACCACGCCCACCAGCGCCGCCAGCTGGGACGGGcgtggcgggggtggggtggagtggCTGGGGGGAGCCGGACGGGCCGCCAGAGATTACGCCTCTCTGTCAGATGTCCCCAAGGCCAAGAGGCTGAGCCACCGCGAGGCCTTCCGCTCGGACAAGAAGCGGCAGGAGTTGCGGGTGCGCACGCGCAGTCCTGGCAGGGAGGAGGTGGCCCGGCTCTTTGGACAGGAGCGCAG GCGTTCTCAGGTTATTGAGAAGTTTGAGTCGTTGGAGGGAGACAATGTGGAGCAGATGGAGACCAGCTCCTCATCGGAGCccccctcatcctcctctgCCAGCGCCACTGCCCAGCGCCAGGGCCGCAGTGAGAGACGCCACTTCCCCAAGAAGCAG GAGTACTCGTTAGATTCTGCTAAGGAGCAGTCCATGCCTGACGTTTCCAGCTCCTCCATCTCCAGCTACCGCCGCGCAAAGTCCCTGGACCGCCGGGTCACGGAGTCCTCCATGACG CCTGACCTGCTGAATTTCAAGAAAGGATGGATGACCAAGCTGTACGAAGAGGGGCTG tGGAAGAAGCACTGGTTTGTCCTCACCGACCAGAGTTTGAGATACTACAGGGATTCCATTGCAGAGGAg GCTGCTGATTTGGATGGTGAGATTGACCTGGCCACGtgttatgatgtcacagaataCCCAGTGCAGAGGAATTATGGCTTCCAGATCCAC ACAAAAGAAGGTGCCTTCACACTGTCTGCAATGACCTCGGGAATTCGGCGCAACTGGATCCAGGCCATCATGAAGAACGTGCGTCCCACCATTGCCCCTGACGTCACCCG GAAAAACGTCTCTTTGAAACTGTCAGTTCTGAAGTCCAG TTCCCTcccagaggagagagtgagggccCGAGCAGCGCGGGAGATCAGCCACCAGCCGTCCGAAGAGCTGTGTCACACCCCAGAGACGCCTGCGGTGCAGGGGGAGACCAAGGTGGGGGACAACAGCAACTCGGAGCAACGCAAGAGCCGGATCCGGGAGCGTCGAAGAGAGGGCCGCTCTAAGACCTTCGACTGGGCCGAGTTCCGGCAAGGGCAGTCCCAGGACAAGGAGGAGCCCGACGGACAGCCGGAGAAAGGGACGGATATGGTAGACGtcagctctgcctcctccaccacctcttCCCCCTCTTCATCACCACCCGTGTCTtccgcctcctccccctcctcgtCCTCGGCTGCACCCCTCAGGGACCCCccagcagcagaggaggagctggagcaggagcggGCACGGCGTCGTGAGGAGAGACGGCGGCGTTTCCAGGCCGCGCCTGCAGCTGCGCCAGTCACCACAGCTTCTCCCACAGCGGGGGAGGTCAAGACCCCCGAGGACCAGGACCAGGGCAGGATGGAGGTGGACGGCCCTCTGTCCACGCCCAAGTCCTCAAGCGAGGGCAGCAGGGAACGGGGAAAGCCGCCCGACGTGCAGACTGAAATCGAACAACGCTGGCACCAGGTGGAGACCACGCCCCTTCGTGAGGAAAAGCAGGTTCCCATCACCACCTTGCACTCGACTGACCCCACTGCTGAGAGGCTTCCCCCTCAAGAGCTGGCAAACCTACTGGACAAAGAG CTGGAGCAGACGCAGAAGGAGCTGGCTAAACTGCAGGAGCAGAACAGCCTCCTTCAGGCCCAGCTGCAGGACGCGCGGGGAAGGGAGCAGAGCGCCAGGGAGGGCTATGTGCTGCAG AGCCACTCTCCCTCCTCATCACCGCCCTCTGGCGCCTGGCAGCGGCTGCACAAGCTCAACCAGGACCTCCAGACTGAACTGGAGGCACAGAGGCGCAAGCAGGACCTCACTAACCAGCAGGTGCAGGCCCTGAAGAAAAACTACAGCGAGGCCAAGGACGTGATCCGGCACCATGAGTCCGAGATTCAGGCCCTGCAGGCCAAACTCCACAACGCCATGGCTGAGATCCTCATTAGTGAGCAGGCGGTGGCCAAGATGCGCAGTGAGCTGAAGCTGGAGCAGGAGCGCTTCCGGGACCTCAAGGAGGAGTGGGAGCACAACGAGCAGGCCCTCCGCGCCCAGCTCAAGGACAGCGAGGACCGGCTGAAGGACGTGGAGGcccagctgctggagaagagcCAAGCCCTCAGGGACCTGGAGCggcagcaggccctgcagcGGGACCACCTGAAGGAGGTGCAGAGGCTCCAGGAGAGGCTGACCGAGGTCACGGGCAGGCTGATAGCCACCGAGGAGGCCCAGGCCCTGAAAGAGGAGCGGCTGCAGAAGAACCTGCACATCCTGCAGGAGAGCCAGGAGAAGGAGCGGCAGAATCTAGTGAGACGCCTGGCGGAGGCAGAGGGAAAGGGGCAAGAGCTGGAGGAGCGCCTGCAGGATGCAGAGCAGCAGGTGGAGACGCTGCTGAGAGAGAAGCGCACCTCAGGCTTGCAGAGCAGTGAGACGGTGAtccagctggaggagcagctggccATCAAGGCAGACACCATTGAGAAGCTCACAGAGACCATCCGGCAGCTGCAGGAAGAGAAGAACCAGCTGACCTGCCGCTGCCAGGAGCTGCTCAACCAGATCGCTGAGGCAGACAATGAGGTGACCAAGCTCCAGTCCCGGCTCAAGACAGAAGAGACAGACTACTACAATCTGGAGCACTCTTATGAGAAAGTATCTGAAGAGTTTCAGAAGATCCACATGGTTCTGcgggagaaggaagaggagatCCGGGAGGCCAAGGAAATGTATGAGAGGCTAATGGAGAAGAAAGAACAGGATCTCAATGAGGCTATGATAAAGATGGCAGCCTTGGGAAGCAGCCTGGAAGAGACTGAACTGAAGCTGCAGGCCAAAGAGCAGCTGATCAACAAGATGGGCTATGGCGACATGGAGACACGCAGTGCAGAGAGGGACTTGCAGGTTAAGTTGGTTGTAGCCGAGGACCGTATCACTGAACTGGAGCAGCACCTTAATGAGCTGCAGCTGGGCTACTCGGACCTCCAGATGGAGCACTGCAAACTGCAGGAGGACTGTGATGTTCTGCAAAGCATGAGCAAAGCAGGGGAGTCCGCATCAACAGCAGCTTGTCCCTCAGACATCAGACCAAAAGTGAGTACCAGTGCCGATGGTGGGGGATCACTAAGTAAGCGACAGAGGATACGGTTCTCGAGCATCCACTGCCAAAAATATGTCCACTCAGAGGAGAAGCTGTGGACTAGCAGCACCTCTTCAGATGTGAGCCAAGATCGCACCCTGTCTGAAGAGGGTGGCTCCACTGACATGCCATATCAGTACATCAACTCCGGCAGCAGTGACCCGGAGAAGTTCATCTCTATTATCCATGCACTAGAAACCAAACTGTACACCACAGAGGAGAAACTAAAAGACATCACAATGAAACTGGAGCAGCAGCAAGACCGGCAGCTGGAGTCCATGATGGAACGCCACGGGCAGTGGACAAAGACAGAGGCGGAGCTTCGCGAACAGCTCAGTGAGAGCCTGTCCAAAGTGGACCAGCTCACCGCCCAGCTCCAGGAGGAAATGGACAAGAGGTGCCATTTCGCTCGGGAAACTGACTGCAGCATCAGAGCAGTAAATGCTAAATACGAGAAAGCTCTAGCCTGTGTAGAATCAAGTCGTGAGAAGGTGCAGGCTATTCTGAGGACTCACAAAGAAGACAGTACAGAAAAACAGCTCCACACTTTATCAGAAATAGAAACAGAGCTGGTTAATGCAACTGTGTTCATAAGACAGGGAGGGAGCACTTCGGAAGAACAGCAGGATGAGGTCAGAGGAAGTCAGAACCAGGATGTAAGCGAAAACAAGATTTCAGATGAGGAGAGAATAAAACTTTTTGCCAAAACATTAGCCTTTGAGGcacttgttttaaataaaatggcGTTCTCGATACAGAATACAAATGTAGACCTTTTGCAGGGACTTAGTGAAATCCATCAAGAGGCAGAGAAACTAAGAAGTAGTGATGAGGGTTATGTGGCGATTGCGTACGCAGATGTCTTAACTAGAAAGTTAATGTTAGAAAGTGAATTTTGGGCAGAGGTAGAGCAGCTTGAGGCACAGCATAAAGTGAGAGAGGACATTAGACAAGGTGATGTAGAGTTAGTCGGGGACAGTATTGTTGGAGAGACTGGCATGACTGTTATCAATAATGCTTGCATCAAAGCTGAACTGGCATTTGCTGTTCAGAATCTTAAGCACTTTTATGAGGAAAAGCTCCAGAAACTGAAAGGTGACTTGTTGGAAGCCCACAGAAACCTGCAACACAGGGAACTTGCACTGCAAGAGGTTGTGAAATCTTCAAAAAGGCCAGATTTTGACAGAGTCATTCAAGAGGTGAGTGATGAGTTCGGCTTCAGTCAGGGAAAATCTCTGGCTGACATAAGTCCTCCTGAGCTTGCCCCTTATGTGGAGCAGATCAAGATGGAGGAGGCCCACGACTTAGCTGAGGAAATTGTCAATAGACATCTTCAAATAGACATGCCTTCCTGTACCATTGAATCTGTTGAATCTACATATGTCGGGCAAGAGAGACTAGCTGCTGAGCTGAGGAGGCAAGCAGAGGTCCTTCAGCGTCTATCCCATGAGGTTGAGGTGGTCTCTGAGGCAGAAAGCAGCAGACTTCACCATAGCCTGCTCAACATCGCCCTTGCCAACCCAAGCTACAGtagcagcagtgacatcaccagcagTTCTCTGTGTATGCGAGAGGCTATGATCCAGGCCCAGATTGCCTACGTGGCCTGCAAGCTGAGGGCAGACCACGAGAGGGACATGAAAATGTGCAAGGAGGCGTGCCAAAGTATGGATGTCCTGTGCCAGGAGCACGCCCGGAATGTTGGCGCCATTCGAGAGCGGTATGAGGCTTCCATGCAGGACGAGAGGCAGAGCTTCACCATGGCAGTGTTCAGTCTCCAGGAGGAGAACGAGGCCCTGAAAGGAGAGGTGGCCCACCGCATCGCTGAGCTCTCCGAGCAGCAGGAGAGGCTggtgcagctggaggagcacTTCCGGGGTGaaatggaggagctgaaggccAGGTATGAGCTGGAGCTGAGCCAGGTGGAGCAGAGGCGGGCTGCTACTGAGCTGGAGCTTATGGAAAAGACAGCTGACAGCCAGCGTAACCTAGATGCCATTCTTATGGACATTGAGGGGATGGAGGACCGGCATGAGGAGCACGTGCAGAAGCTGGAGGACAAGTTCCACGGGAAGATCCAGGAGCTGCAGCGGATCCACGAGGAAGAGATGCAGCGGCTGCACGGCCACTACATGCAGACCATCCGCTCCATGCAGGACGCTCTGGAGAGGATGAACGCCAGACATCCCGAGGAATCGTCCCTGTCGGAGGAGGGCAAACCTCCCACAGACCAGGTGCTGCCCATGGAGGAGGGAACGGCCGACACCAGCAAGGCGGAGCTTGACTCAATGATGGTGCTGAGGGAGAGGATCCAGGAGCTTGAGACACAGATGAACACTATGAAGGATGAGCTGGAGAATAAACACCTGGAGGGAGATGTGTCCAGTCTGAAGGAGAAATACCAGAAAGACTTTGAGAGCTTAAAG GCCACCTGTGAACGGGGCTTTGCTGCTATGGAGGAGACCCACCAGAAGGTGATCGAGGACATCCAGCGACAGCACCAGAGGGAGGTGTCCAAACTGCTGGAAGAGCGTGAGAGACTACTGGCTGAGGAGACGGCTGCTACCATTGCTG CTATTGAAGCCATGAAGAACGCACAccgggaggagctggagaagaccCAGCGCTCCCAGCTGAGCGGCATGAGCTCTGACATCGAGGAGCTGCGCAGGCAGTATGA GGAGGAGCTGCAATCTATCCACCGGGAGCTGGAGGTGCTGTCGGAGCAGTACTCCCAGAAGTGTCTGGAGAATGCTCATCTGGCCCAGGCTCTAGAGGCCGAGAGGCAGGCCCTGCGGCAGTGCCAGCGGGAGAATCAGGAGCTCAACGCTCACAACCAG GAACTGAACAACCGTCTGACAGCGGAGATCACTCGCATGCGGTCCTGCTTGAGCGGGGAGGTGGCTGGATCGCCCCTCACACAGGGCAAGGACCTGTACGAACTGGAG GTCTTATTGCGGGTCAAGGAATCAGAAATCCAGTATCTGAAACAGGAAATCCACTCCCTGAAAGATGAGCTGCAGTCTGCACTTCGG GATAAGAAGTACGCCACAGACAAGTACAAAGACATCTACACGGAGCTGAGCATCGTGAAGGCCAAGGCCGACTGTGACATCAGCAAGCTAAAGGAGCAGCTGCTGATAGCCACGGAGGCCCTGGGGGAGAGGAGCGCCGACAGCACCACCGCCGTCCAGGGATACG ACATCATGAAATCAAAAAGCAATCCTGATTTTCTGAAGAAAGAGCGGTCGTCTCTGACCAGGCAGATCAGAGGTGTAAGGTCAAAG aGCCTGAAGGAGGGTTTGACAGTGCAGGAGCGCATGAAGCTCTTTGAAGCAAAAGATTCCAAGAAGATCTGA